A single region of the Anaerolineales bacterium genome encodes:
- a CDS encoding ABC transporter permease subunit translates to MTAQKRVFGTPVPTRPLFSVGDAVVLLVLGALIFFAARLALNAPAVIQGPTIRLETEALPYYALLSVGRMLAAYALSLLFSLAYGYSAARSKSAERLLMPALDILQSIPILSFLPVVLLTLISILPSGVAVELAAIILIFTSQAWNMTYSFYQSMKTQPRELREASKIFRLNGWLRFRRIDMPFAAVGLIWNSVMSWAGGWFFLMAAEIFRLGDRDFRLPGLGAYLQTAADQGNTQALWLGIATLIALIVMLDQLVWRPLLAWAERFKMSQVSNENAPESWFLTMLRRTALLERLNRQIVLPVVDRVNKALTPRAPDYVASLDPAEDTVRRSLLGWLLLIILSGAAGYALVQAAGMVVSLPLTSWGEIALGALATSLRVACAVIIALAWTIPVGVLIGTNPAVARFLQPIVQILASIPATALFPALLLGLLNVPGGANIAAVLLMLLGTQWYLLFNIIAGASAIPQDLHDTSDFMRLHGWKRWRTLILPGLFPYIITGLITSSGGAWNASIVSEYTEFAGKTTTVTGLGALITQSTASENHALLLASTLTMVLIVVFINRFVWRRLYRLAEDRFRLEQ, encoded by the coding sequence CGCTCATCTTTTTTGCGGCGCGGCTGGCGCTTAATGCCCCTGCCGTGATTCAAGGTCCTACGATCCGGCTGGAGACAGAGGCGCTCCCCTATTATGCGCTGCTCTCGGTGGGGCGCATGTTGGCAGCCTATGCCCTCTCCCTGTTGTTCAGCCTTGCCTATGGCTACAGCGCCGCCCGCAGCAAGAGCGCCGAGCGCCTGCTGATGCCTGCGCTAGACATTTTGCAATCGATTCCCATCCTCTCCTTTTTGCCCGTCGTGCTGCTCACGCTCATTTCCATCCTGCCCAGTGGGGTTGCCGTTGAACTGGCGGCGATCATCCTGATCTTCACTAGTCAGGCATGGAACATGACCTACAGCTTCTACCAATCGATGAAGACGCAGCCCCGCGAGCTGCGCGAGGCATCGAAGATTTTTCGGTTGAACGGTTGGCTGCGTTTCCGGCGCATCGACATGCCTTTTGCCGCCGTCGGGCTGATTTGGAACAGCGTCATGTCGTGGGCGGGGGGGTGGTTTTTCCTCATGGCGGCGGAAATTTTTCGCTTGGGAGACCGCGATTTTCGGCTGCCCGGCTTAGGGGCATACCTCCAAACCGCCGCCGATCAGGGGAACACACAAGCGCTTTGGCTAGGGATCGCCACCCTCATCGCTCTGATCGTCATGCTTGATCAGCTTGTTTGGCGTCCCCTGCTGGCGTGGGCAGAGCGCTTTAAGATGTCCCAAGTGAGCAATGAGAATGCCCCGGAGTCGTGGTTTTTGACCATGCTGCGGCGCACCGCCCTTTTGGAGCGCCTGAATCGGCAAATCGTCCTCCCCGTTGTGGACAGGGTGAACAAGGCACTCACCCCCCGTGCGCCCGATTATGTTGCCAGCCTTGACCCCGCTGAGGACACGGTGCGCCGCTCCCTGCTTGGTTGGCTGCTGCTGATCATCCTCAGTGGGGCGGCTGGCTATGCGCTCGTCCAAGCGGCGGGGATGGTTGTCTCGCTGCCGCTCACCTCGTGGGGGGAGATTGCCCTCGGCGCGTTGGCAACCTCGCTGCGCGTTGCTTGTGCGGTGATCATCGCCCTCGCATGGACGATCCCTGTTGGCGTCCTCATTGGGACAAATCCGGCGGTGGCGCGGTTCTTGCAGCCCATTGTTCAAATTCTTGCCTCGATTCCGGCGACGGCGCTTTTTCCGGCGCTGCTGCTTGGCTTGCTCAATGTCCCCGGCGGGGCGAACATCGCCGCCGTACTGCTCATGCTCTTGGGAACGCAGTGGTATTTGTTGTTCAACATCATCGCCGGCGCCTCGGCAATTCCCCAAGACCTGCACGATACCAGCGATTTTATGCGGCTGCACGGCTGGAAGCGCTGGCGCACATTGATCTTGCCGGGCTTGTTTCCCTACATCATCACTGGGCTGATCACCAGCAGCGGCGGGGCATGGAACGCCAGCATCGTCTCTGAATATACGGAGTTTGCTGGAAAAACGACTACGGTCACCGGCTTAGGGGCGCTGATTACGCAGTCTACCGCCTCCGAAAACCACGCCCTATTGTTAGCCTCCACCCTGACCATGGTGCTGATCGTCGTCTTTATCAATCGCTTTGTCTGGCGGCGGCTTTACCGCCTTGCTGAAGATCGTTTCCGCCTAGAGCAGTAA